From the Desulfosalsimonas propionicica genome, the window TATTTGCGCACCAGCCGGGCCACGGCCTCGATATGAAACGTGTGGGGAAACATGTCCACAGGCTGAATTTCAGCCACGTGATAGGTTTCAGCCATCAACGACAGATCCCGGGCCAGGGTGGCCGGATTGCAGGAGACATAGACCATTTTTTCCGGGGCCATGTCCAGTACGGATTTTACCACGTCCTTGTGCATGCCCGCCCTGGGCGGATCAATAATCATCACATCCGGCCTGTGTTCTATCTGTGATATGGACTGCCGGATGTCGCCGGCCACGAATCTGCAATTGGTGATCTGATTTTTTTCGCAGTTTTTTCCGGCATCAGCCACGGCCGATTCCACGATTTCCAGGCCGGTGATCCGGCCCGCATCGGCTGAGAGCCAGATCGGAATTGTACCGGTTCCGGTATAAAGATCCACCACAGACTCAGATCCGCTTAACTGTGCATATCTGCGCACGGTATCATAGAGTTTTTCCGCCTGTGCGGTGTTGGTCTGAAAAAAGGAATTGGCCGAAACTTCAAAGACAAATTCACCGAGCTGCTCCTGGACAAAGGCCCGGCCGGAAACGGGCACTTCATATTCGCCTGCGGCTACAGCCGCTTTTTTGGCCGTCACGTTGTTGACCACCCCGGCGATATCATCGTGGGCCTCCATGAGATAGCCGGCAACAGCCGCCAGCGCCCCGCGGTCCTCGGCTGCCGTGACCAGGTTGACCAGCCAGCGGTCTTCGGCCACGGAATGGCGCAGCATCACAAACCGCCAGAACCCTTCGTGAGTTCGCAGACCGTAAGGGGCCAGCCCTGAGGCCCGGATTCGGTCGCGCACATCATTTAAGATGCGGTTTCCTTTTTCCGGCTGCAGCAGGCAGGCGTCAATATCCAGAATTTTATCAAATGTTCCCGGCACGTGCAGGCCCAGGGCAAAATCCTTCGGGATATCGGTTCGGCCAAGCTCCTCGGGCAGCAGCCACCGCCTGTCAGAGCAGGAAAACTCCATTTTGTTGCGGTATCCGAAGATCTTGTCCGCCGGCAGCACCGGATGTACCGGCACCCCGGAGATCTGACCGATGTGCTCCACGGCTTCTCTGACATGCCGGCGCTTGTATTCCAGCTGGCGCCCGTATTGCAGAAACTGCCATTTGCACCCCCCGCACCACCCGGCATACCTGCAGGGCGGCTCGATTCTGTCAGCCGACGGCTCGATTATCTGCAGGGTGCGGGCTTCTGCATAGGATTTTTTCTTTTTCACGATCCGGGCCAGAACCCGGTCGCCGGGCACGGACTGATCCACAAAGACCGTATACCCGTCTATTTTGGCAATACCACGGCCGCCAAAGGCAATGCCCGTGACGTCGAGTTCAATTTCCTGTTTTTTCTTAACCGTCATAATCCATCCAATACGTTTTATGTTTTCTCTTGCTTCATAGTCCGGATCATAATGCTCTGTCAAACAAAGCCGATGGCAAAACACAAAGGTCAATATCTGCGTTGCCATCGCAAAAGGCTTTTTCGAAGTTTTATGGACAGGAGGCCCGGAGACAGGGGTTGGTTTTTTCGCTCCCGATCGTTTGCGGATTCAGCCAATGCCTTCGCGAAAAATTTCAAAAACTCGGGCTGATCGCCCTCAAACAGTTTGAAATTTTTTTGCTCCGGCATTGACTGAATTTTCCCGCAAACGCTCAATGTCGCTTCAAAAACCAACCCCTGCCCCCGGGCCTCCGTGATAGGCTGTTCATTTGCAGGAAAAACCCATTACATCCAGGACTTTGCAGAGCACCCCGCACATGGAGGCGGCCGGGGCGGGTTTGTCGGGCTGCATTGGAGTGGTTTCGGCAAAAGATTCACGGCCGCCTCCATGCGAAAATCGTTGCAAGCCACCAAATCCAATTGCGTTGCAATACCGAAAACGATACATATATTGACAATTTGCCGCTCACGACTGTTGCATGACATTTTGAATCCCCTTGCATCAAAAAAGGAGCCCATATGCAGGAAACCCTGTTTTTTGAGGCAGACGGCCTGCGGCTGCACGGCACCCTGCACCTGCCGCAAACCCCAAAACCCCCTTTTATCATCGGGGTTCACGGCATGCTGTCCAACGGCGACTCCCCCAAACAGCAGGACCTGGCCCGGCAATGCAACCGCATGGGAATTGCCTATTTCCGGTTTGATCACCGGGGATGCGGCAGAAGCGACGGGGTATTTGCGGAAGTGACCACCTTTGAAGGCCGGTGCCGGGATCTGGCAGCCGCCATGGCTATACTGGGCCGGCGCCCGGACCTGGGCCGCTCTGCGGGTCTTTTCGGCAGCAGTCTGGGCGGGGCGGTGGTGCTGCATGCGGCCCGGGAAACAGATTTTGACGCTGTGGTCACCCTGGCCGCACCCATCCGGTTTTCCGCCATTCACATCCCCGAAGATTATCAGACAGATCCGGACCTTGCCAAAATCCGCAGGGAGCAGTTGACCTATGACCTCACAGAAAACCTTGCCAACGTCCACCACCTGCTGGTCTGCCACGGGGATGCCGACCCGGTGGTGCCTTATGAAAACGCCCTGCAAATCCACGATGCCGCCGGCAAACCCAAAAAACTCCTTTGCCTGCCCGGCGGCGATCACCCGTTGGGTCAGCCGGAACACCAGCAGACATTCATGGAAAACACCCTGGAATGGTTCGGCCGTCACCTTGGTTCCAAAACAAGTTGACCATGGAAAACAAAAACGCAGGAAAAATATCAAAATAAAGGGTTGACAAGGCCCATGCGCTGCTGATAGGGAATCTGGAATCCAGTAATTGGTTTTTTTTGTGATTTTTCCCTGCATCATCTGCAGGAACCGAAAAAAGCCAGTTAAACTGACAATCAGTTGAATTGAAAATCAGTTGAATTAAAAATCGGATTGTCAAAATGAATATCCGGCCGGTCATTTTCAGCCTTATTCTGATTATCGTACCCGTACTGGGCGTAGGCCTACTGGACGGGAAACGGGGTTGATAATGGCTCGTAAAAATTTTTAAGCAGCATAAATTCTTACATAAACCGTTATCAGCCCCGAAAAGCTGATAACGGTTTTTTTGTTTCAGGGGGAGACAAATCATGAAAAGCGACATCGCCAAGCAGGGTATCGGAAGAGCACCGCACCGGGCATTGCTCAAGGCTGCGGGCTACACCGATGATGAAATCCGCAGGCCGCTGATCGGCATTGCCAATTCGGTAAACACCGTGGTGCCGGGCCATACGCACTTAAACCAGATCAGCGAGGCGGTCCGCGCCGGCATCTACATGGGCGGGGGCACGCCTGTGGAGTTTGGCACCATCGGTGTATGCGACGGCATTGCCATGGGC encodes:
- the rlmD gene encoding 23S rRNA (uracil(1939)-C(5))-methyltransferase RlmD encodes the protein MTVKKKQEIELDVTGIAFGGRGIAKIDGYTVFVDQSVPGDRVLARIVKKKKSYAEARTLQIIEPSADRIEPPCRYAGWCGGCKWQFLQYGRQLEYKRRHVREAVEHIGQISGVPVHPVLPADKIFGYRNKMEFSCSDRRWLLPEELGRTDIPKDFALGLHVPGTFDKILDIDACLLQPEKGNRILNDVRDRIRASGLAPYGLRTHEGFWRFVMLRHSVAEDRWLVNLVTAAEDRGALAAVAGYLMEAHDDIAGVVNNVTAKKAAVAAGEYEVPVSGRAFVQEQLGEFVFEVSANSFFQTNTAQAEKLYDTVRRYAQLSGSESVVDLYTGTGTIPIWLSADAGRITGLEIVESAVADAGKNCEKNQITNCRFVAGDIRQSISQIEHRPDVMIIDPPRAGMHKDVVKSVLDMAPEKMVYVSCNPATLARDLSLMAETYHVAEIQPVDMFPHTFHIEAVARLVRK
- a CDS encoding alpha/beta hydrolase family protein; this encodes MQETLFFEADGLRLHGTLHLPQTPKPPFIIGVHGMLSNGDSPKQQDLARQCNRMGIAYFRFDHRGCGRSDGVFAEVTTFEGRCRDLAAAMAILGRRPDLGRSAGLFGSSLGGAVVLHAARETDFDAVVTLAAPIRFSAIHIPEDYQTDPDLAKIRREQLTYDLTENLANVHHLLVCHGDADPVVPYENALQIHDAAGKPKKLLCLPGGDHPLGQPEHQQTFMENTLEWFGRHLGSKTS